A region of the Phaeodactylum tricornutum CCAP 1055/1 chromosome 1, whole genome shotgun sequence genome:
GAACTCGTTGGTCTTGTCCCCGTCAAGAAGCGCGTCAAGGAAATTGCTTCCCTCCTGGTCCTAGATAAGATGCGCCGCAAACTTGGATTCGAAACCGCCGTACCCTCCCTGCATATGTGTTTCACGGGTGCTCCCGGAACCGGAAAGACTACGGTCGCTGTTCGTATGGGACAGATCCTGGCCAAGATGGGTTACTCTCGTAAGGGTCACGTTGTCCTTGCCACGCGTGACGATCTCGTCGGACAATATGTCGGTCACACCGCCCCCAAGACCAAGGAAATGATCAAGAAGGCCATGGGTGGAGTGCTCCTGGTTGATGAAGCTTACTACCTCTACAATGCTGCCAACGATCGTGATTATGGTCAGGAGTCCATCGAAATTCTTCTCAACGTCATGGAAAATCAGCAAGAAGATTTGGTTGTGGCGCTCGCCGGATACAAGGACCGCATGGACAAATTCTTCTCCTACATTCCAGGTATGATGTCTCGTATCGGAAACCACATTGACTTCCCCAACTACAGCGCGGACGAATTGGTGCAAATTGCCTCCGTCATGGCCAGGGAATTGGAGTACGATATTGACGATAACGCCTACCCAGTCTTCAAGGCTTACATCGAGAAACGCATGACCCTGCCTTTCTTCTCCAACGCCCGTACTGTCCGCAATGCCATGGATCGCGCTCGGATGAATTCCGCAATCCGAACGTTCGAACGTTTCGCAATCAACGGAGAAAATGGTGGTATCTGCACGGTATCGGACTTGAAGAAGATTCAGGCTGACGACTTCCAAGTGTTGCTTGATGATATCAACAACGCCGATGTTTCCAAGCGTATCTTTTCTTAAATCGTATAACTGCCGGGTATTAGCTACATTGATTATGCCGCCTTTTTGTTTCGCGTGACGACTCTATCAGGTACATTCGGTTGGTCAATGAGTCCTTCCATTTCGCGCAAAATGGAAAGATACGAGCTAATTCAGATCCAAGCTGTAGATACCAGTCGCGAAACTGTTTCTTAAATTTGTACACTGTCAGAGACTGCGTCGAccgcgtttcttcttttgcgTCTCGGGTCGAAAGTGTCCTTTTGCACGGCCTCGATTCATACGCTGCACGCTGCTTTGGATTCGCTGGAACACATTTTTCTTGGGCGTCGTCGGCTTGATAGAATCAGTCTTTTCTTTCACCTTTTTGGTTTGGCCTTGATCCAGCATGGCGTCCCAGCGATCTAAGTACATTTTGCGCTTTCGGTTGGATTCTTTCTTGTCCATTTGTTGGATAAGGTTCTCGCGGCCGCGGTCATGTTGGCGAGTTGCAACATCGTTGCCTTCGTCATCCCACCTTCCTACTCGCTGGTTCCCCAAAAGCGCATAGTCCTCACTTTTTGTAACCGCCCCAGCCCTGGGCGTCCACGCCTTGGTCTCGGAGCGCGGACCCATCATGACTTCCACCTTTTCACGGCCTTCACCACGATCAAGCACGATGCGAGTCCGCGGTTTCTCCAACGCCTTTTTCTGGACAGCATGTGGACTTTCGGATTCTGTCATATTTATTGTCCTAAacgctttttcttcgttttcggacgaggaagaaacgTCGGCGAATGACGTCTTGGCCTCCGACTTAATAACCGGCAGAGAAATCCTTGCGGAACTGGTGCTGTCGTTCTGGTCTTGTACGGAAGAATCGTCGCTGGGTGAGGACTCTTCCGACGAGGATTCTTCGCCTTGATCCGGAAGTGCAATGGCAGGTTTCATCATTGGTGATTGTCCGAGCTGAATGTTGCCTCCGTATCTTTCCCGCTGGGATTTCGAGGAAACTACCACTTTCGACGGATCCGGACTCCTACGGCTAAATTGCTTTACTGACGAGCGTTGAATCTCAAAGCCAAAATCCGGAGCTGTGATTGGCGTTGGCAGTAGTTCGGCGCTGTCAGTTTTCTTGCCTGGGGCTGAAAAGGATGTTTCATTCCGTTGTTTCTCCAACAAGTCTCCATTCTCATTTTGTTCCTGCTTTCGCAGATTTGGTGGAAAAGAAGCCACCGTACCATTCGAGTTCTCCTCCACTCTATTAAccttccttttctgttcCAAAGCCGCTGTACTTTCATGGCAAAGCGACTTGCTAGTGATTGTGATTAAAGATGTCGATGCGCTTGCTTGTAATTCTGTTAAACTGTCCGCGCGGGCGCGAGCTTTGGCTCTGCCAAGTTCTTGCGCTTCCTTGGCCGACATTGGAGGTGTTGGAAACTCAAGTTTAACTTCTTCGCGACAGTAGAACAGCAAGTAGGCATCTCTTTGTCGAAGGACTGTTTGTTCCGATACAGCTTCGACGAAAGAGTCGTCCATGTGAAACCATTGTGATTTGCTACCACCACCTGGCTTGCGAACATACGCCGTGTAATGTCCAGAACTAGCACTACCTCCTACATGGATCACAATTCCGGTCAAGGAATACCCACAGGAGCGACCATCACTCAAAGGAAGCTTCAGCTGGGCTGGAAACTCGATAGATTTCGATATCTTTTGTCCTCCTCCCCCATTGCCGAAGCTCCCGAAGCCAACACTAAATTTTAGTCTACCGCTGTATGTGAATCGCTTTAATTGAATGCAAAGAGACAAAGGTGGTCGAAATACAGTCAACTGCTTTGTAGCACAAACATATTTTTTGCAGCCCGAACACTTCCACTGATTCTGAGAGTCTAAGGTTTCCTTGCGAGTAAACTCGTGCAAAGCCTGAGCAACTGAGTTGCACGCCTTGCGACTGACTTCCAGAGACAAGTTTAGTAAGGGATCGTACGTGTTGCTGCGATTGTTACAGGATGTGCAGCGAACTTGACTTCGGAAATATCCACCAAATATTCTATGTATGAAAGTCGTCTCATCTAGGCGAGGAATTGGCAATCGATCACGCCATCCACTTGCATTCTGGTTGATTCCCGCTTCTTTCAGCTCACCGTCGTTCATGGCATCTAGCAAATGCACCAAAAACTCATGTGCATCTTCTTGTCGACCGGGTCGAAACTTGTACCCTTTCCGACTACCGCAGGAACCAAGAGTTGGCACTGCTTGGACAATGGCACGAGGAGCCAATGAACTTCCAGAGTGTGTGGTACCACCATCAATGCCGTGTACTTGAGAAAAGAGGGAGCGCAAGATAAATGTTACCTTCCTTCCTTGACtggtctttcttttttcacCATGTTTTGATTCATGAGATAATATTGAAAGCAAGGATTGGCAGAATGGTGGTAGGTAGGCGAGGCACTGTACAGTGCTATTCAGAAAGCACGTATTACCCAGATTGACAAAGCCTTTCGGATAAGACAAATTGACATTTGTGGGGATCCATTTGAAAGACTCTAGTACCTTCCGCTCATCACAAAGCCCTCGTTGCGGTAAATTGAGTTCTCCATCTGTCGAATTCGCACGAGGCCGACATCCAAGTTTGTCGCGAACGGCATCTTCCACGGACATCCCCGACAGCTGGCCTTGCGATTGCCCAGAAAGTGACTGTACATCCAAGTTCTTCTGACGCAGCTCCTTTACTACGTTGTTGGTGTGATGCTCGCCATGCAGGATTTTTGGAGATTTCTGAGAGGAGTCGCCTTTGAGCTGACTACCAGAATCGGATTGTTTTTCTCTGTTGCTGTCCGGGTATAGAATGTCGTTCAAACTCACGTTCGTCGCGACGAATTCAGGGAGCCCTTTTTCAATCTTTTCTTGGGGAGGAACGATGAAGGTGTCGAGCAGCTCCTTTTGAAATCTGTAAAGTTTTCTTCCATTCCGTTCGGGGTAAACAAATTGGATTGCAGCGATGGAACGCTTTTGGGAACCGAAGCCATCCACTGCTGTAGGGAGAGAAGATGAATTGACGCTGCGACTCTTGTCAAATGATGGTGGTGCACCATCCCCCTTCGAATGTTTGTTCGTACTGGTAGCTCTTTGCTGGTCCTGGAAGGAATCATTAGTAAGCCTGGAATGTTCTTCCATCTGGCGGCGTTGTTCCCGACGTCGTTTCTTGGCATTCCTTTTCTTGCTCATTTTTTACTTCCGTCTCTAGCAGGTATCTGCATGTAGACATAAAGTCTCAGCGCCTGGCTGCTCCTAACTTGTATTCGGCGGAAAAAGAGCAGGATCGCTCTGGGAAAGACACTCTTCTTTTGTGTCTCCGCAAGAAAGAATCACGTTCTAACATTAAACGTTTTGCTCGTCGTTGTGCGTTACTGCTAGTTAGTGGTTCCGGTGGTTTCCGTATGGCATCATGAGGTTTTTGGTTCTAAACTGCTACTAGACGACGTTTCATTGGATGGTCTAATGAACTTTTGCCTCTAGATTTACCGCTAACACACTGCCAGTAAAAAACCTACGTGTCGTGAATGAAACTTTAAGACACGACCCAATCCATGTCTATTATTCACTGTCGGAAACGTTGTTATATCGCAAACTGCTCACGATATGCGTGAAGTCGATTAGCGAATTGCGAAACATTACTACACGAAACACAATTTACCGCGACCTTAGGTAGAATAGGCGAGGCAGCAAGTACCTCTTCACATCAAACAATTTCGATGTCCACTCCTCTCACGACTTGTCAAACCGGTGCAAAACCGATGCCAGTcctttattcacagtcaatgccaATGTCTTTTTTCACAAGGCATCATTTCATTTGTGCCCGAAAGTTATgttcattgactgtaagtaTGGCAAAAGAGATCGATTTTGATGTGTTTTCCTTCACAAAACAGTTTCAAGTCCAATGTCTCATGCGACGTAAATAATGTCATTAACAATTCCTCTTGTAGGTCATTCGGTCATTACACTGACTTCAAagaactaacagtaagcacaAGGGGGGAAGAAACAGCTCACCCTCAAACAACTGTAAttttgaccatggcagcaaTGTCGGGTCCCCGAATATTCGTTGGCAAGGAGTCACATCCTGTCACCACCCCAGCTGTTCGCTCACGCGGACCAGTCACTCCAGTTGAAAATGGTGATGGCACAATATTCGTATCGATTCCGTCCTATCGAGGTACGTTCTGGATCGTGGAGTCCATCGCTGTCCTCGTTCACGCAAACCTCTCTAACCAAGATCTCTGCGTCTTTTCCTAGACGGGGAACGTTGCGGAGAGACTCTGAAAGCCCTTTTTGAAAACGCAAAGAATCCTGATAAGATTTTTGTGGGATTAGTGGAACAAAACAACGCAGAAGATAAATTTTGTATGGAACAGTACTGCAGTTCATACGGTAAGTCCAAATTAATAACTGTCGAAAacctttttcgatttctttgaaATAAAGCTTATGATGATCTCCTTTCAGGTGTTCAAACAATCAAGCGAAACAAAATTCGGGAAGATATGTTCAAAGTTGTCGCTGAGAAGCGCCGGGGGGATTGCCCACGCTTTGATCAAATCGGCTACGTTGCATACCACAATATCAATGCAAAGGGTCCTATGTTGGCCCGAAGCTTGGCACGTAAAGTTTTGGGTAACGAAGAATTTTGTATGCAAATTGATGCCCACACGGACTTCGCAAAGGACTGGGACGAAATTTTACGTGACCAGTGGAAAAGAACGAAAAACGAATTTGGAATCCTGTCAACTGTTCCACCACCGAAGTCAGCAAAGGCTGACTATTCACCTGGAGGATCAGAAGAAAACGATGTTCCCCGCCAGTGTATGGTAAAATTTCGCGACAATGGCTTTCCGGTATGTTTCTGTCAACGGAAAAAGTTGTATTGAGATTCCTAATTGATCAATTGCTGACTGGTGTGTCCTTCCTTAGGATTACGAATCGCCTGCTGATGGTCGAGCGTTGGAACTGACGGAGCCACTTTTGTCCTTAGGATGGTCTGCTGCTTTCTCATTTGCCAAGTGCCATCTGGAAGAGACTACGCCATATGATCCATTTTCTTACTATGCCATGCCCGTCGAACAGTTCTCTCGATACGCTCGTTTCTGGACAAGAGGGTAAGTTTACACCCGACCCCCTCGAACACCTACAGATCGATCTAAATGTTACCATTTATGCTTTTCAGATATGACACGTATACGCCTACAAAAAATGTGGTGTTTCACGACTTCGAATTGCAGGCGAACGGTCATGGCAACAATGAGTGGTTTAAGCGTCAAAGAGATCGCTTTCGTAAGATGGCAATCAAGCGAGCGAAGACACTAATTCATGCCACATATCCGAAGCCGACGGATGTAGAGCTGGCGAATATGGGGATATATGGCCTCGGTAAACGTCGAACATTGGAACAGCTGGCTGACTTTGCGAATATCGATTTTACCATACCACGTGGGAATACGGGTGCAAGTTTGAAATGTTCAGATCTTGAATGGGTGGCGTATGATGCATCTATTTCCCCGGTGGAAAATTTATACGACAAACCCGATAATCTTGAGTCTCAGCCCGAGTATCCGAGGCGTACAAAGCTTGTCTATTATGAGCAAGTAGAAGAGCCGTTACCTCTGCCGGAAATGACAACATCAACAAATATTCGACCTCACGAGCAGGTAGTCGATACGTTTGAGAATGTATCTGAAACGAATACCAACTTGCCGTCAGCCTCCTTAATTTTTGTTCTCTGGACCTTTGGTTTGATTGTGTGGTGtgccatgtttgccagcaCTGGATCCAAAGCGCAACGGCCCGCACGAAGAAAGAAGGCAGCAATGGCAAAAGATGTCTAAGAAAATCTGCGCAACTAGTCTTTCAACGCAGTAAAGGAGTGGGTCCTGGCAGTTAGTAGCATCCATGATTACGTATCTCCTTTGGTAAAATTAGGATATTAAGAAATCGTGATTAAGGAAACTCGTCTTTGTTCAAGTCAATTTACTCTATCTCCTGTTTCTTCAGTAGCCTGTCCCAATTTTTTACTGTCCAAGGGAATCCCACTCTTGCATCGGGTGGCAGAAGAGGACCTACTCTCTCCCAAACTCCCGCCTTCCCGCTGGCTCCCAGATTTCGGCAACGACTGTAGTATCCTCCATGAGCTCTGAAGACATCTTTTTGTCCACATTTGATCGGTCCGCCACATTTCAGCTTGTCGTAGAAGCTCCCAGGGATGATTCGAAAATCCAGTGATACTCTGGTTTGTAAAGTTTTATTGTCTGTTGTCCAGTGCGTACAAATTGCACCAGCAAAGTGCTTTAGGTAGCCTAATTACTCGAGTTgaacagaaagaaattgagCTTCAAGCGAAAATCTATGTAAGGCCAAAGAAAGGACACTCACCGTAGTCTCCTTCAATTGGATGCCAATCTTCGCTTCCGGGACGACTTTCGAGAAACAATGCAGATGTACCGCCAATTGGTGTCAATGGAACATACATATTTATACTGCATGGATGGTGGCCATATGAAACATCTGCATGGGGGCCGATGCTAAACTCATTTGGTCGCACTACTCGTATACAAGGAAAAGCTTGGTAATAGAATTCGTCGCAGTATCCCATTTCGCAAACCGCTGGAGCGCACACTTCACGAACAAACTTATCATAGATAAGATGAAAGCTAGTGAATGATTTGGTCAGCTGGCAAAAAAAGTTGGCTTTCTCTTTGGACATTGCATGAAAATTGGAAAGGTCAAATGTATCTAAGAGCCCACCGCATTTCAACAGCGACAAGCGAAGGGGATATTTGGCCGTATCAAAACCAAAACTGCCTTCTGTGCCGAAGCTCAGCTTGAACTGCGCCACAACATCATCGAAATGGTTGAGTCCTGACGCTTGACGAATAGCCTCGAGCGTTTCTGATCGTCGGTTGGTAGCCTTCCGAATGTGAGGTTCAATCGAGAGGCGTATGTCCAGAGGAAAAGGATCATATGGTATCGTTACTGAATTTTTTGTGGCCTTAGCAACGGTTGAGCCAAACCAGTGGTGTTCTTCAAGCTGGGCCTTTCCCTGATAGTTTCCCGTATCGGACTGTATCTTGGAAATGATGTCCGTCGTGCTCTGGCCCTTATAGTAGGGTATTCGTTGAAAGCAGCCTGAATTCACGGGATAGAGAAAAAAATCCGCTTGTTTTTCCGCGTCGACATCATTCGCAAAACCATGTACAACCAGATCTATTCCGTGCTGATGCATGAAGGATTCAGTTACAATCAAAGGGCACGGGCACACCACGAAATCCACTTCTCCAATTGATCTAACCAAAGTCTTCCGGTCGATCTGGGAAATGATGGGCGGGCGCTTGTATACCGAAGCATCGTCATCACCTGTCACACCAATTATGACACGGTTTCCTAGTTTGGCACAATGTCGGATGGCTTCCAAGTGCCCGACATGAAAGAGGTCAAAGATGCCGTCCATGTAAACAGTTCGTTGAGGTCGAGGCCTCGATTTAATCGGTGCTGGATTAGCTTCCTCCCTGTACTGATCTTCCTTTTCAGTCTGCTCTTTCAAATAATGAAACAACTGATCTCGTCCATGTAGTGTATGTCGTCGTTCCTTGCGCGACGAAGGTTGCATCGGCAAATAGTGCAAATCCTGTAAGGGAACTTTGGTACCACATTGCCACACTCCACCAGCTTTGGTATGAGGGAATAGATTCCCATCGTCCTCTACCAAGTGATTATTGTATAAATCCTTCGGGGCCCGGTGACTCTCACTTTGATAGTAAACATTAAAGCAGTCCAAACCAAATGCACGTTTCAACAATACAACTGGTGCCCTCGGGCCTTTGATTCCCGTCAATGGTCCAAACTTCAGGTCTAGTGTAAGAGGAAAGAGTTCACTCTCTCGATATGCTTCTTTCGGCCACAGCTCTATAGCTTTTCTCGAGCTGAAGTGCCACAACGGGAAAAGTGGAGTTCTTTCCTTTTGCGAAAAACAGGATTCCTGGATCGTACCCGTAATGCCTTCGACGTAATTCTTTGGTTGGGGTTGTCCATTCTTTTTGACGCCAAGTACTTTGGATAGGTCGGAGAGCGTATCGTATCGGCGCAGTTGAAACAAGTCAATATACACATTATTCATACGACACGGTCTAATCCGATCGCCTCCTTCCCAAGCTCGTCGCTGATACATGTAGAGCTGATCTCCAAGAAACATGTGTAAATTGAGCGACACTCTTTCGTAGTCTCCATCGTAGTCGACGATCGCAATATCGATGTCGTCATCACAAAAAAGTATACTGTGTTGGCGAACAGCACCAAGCAGGGATCCTCCTGTTACGATGTAGTCGACGTCGAGTCGATTTAAGGCAGAAACTACGTCTCGAAAGGTTTGATACAAGGCGTCAACCTCTTTTCTGCTCAATAGTGTCGGTTTCGGGCCTAGCTTGGGGACGGGTTGAGAAGGCAAATTGTCCATCAAAGAACCGTGAACTTTTGTTTGATCAATTACCGTAGACAAATCATGTTTCGAgatgttgacagtgaacgacATTCGACGTTCCATGAGGAGCGAATTTTGGTGGCTGGATCCCATATGCGGTCTCGAGTCACAAAAGATTTCTCATTTTCAAATTTACCAAATTTATTACCTTGGCAAGTTTTGGTTCGACGATTCTCAGCGTGGATAACTTTTTCGCGTGAAAGGAATGAAAGTTGGCCCCATTTTGTGCAGCTACCGCAATCGCAATCACGAAGCTTGTAGCCATGTCATTCACATTGTAACTTCACAACCTGTTAGTCTTACTTGATTCAACTGTGAATGCAGCGGCTTTGGAACATCGCTTCTACTACGCTATTTCATATCCAGACACGGCCTCACTTCAAATTTCGGTTGTGGAGCAGCATGTCGTCTTGT
Encoded here:
- a CDS encoding predicted protein codes for the protein MKFATAVTILSLATASAFVPTTISTSRATCLYSGVPGGWTPGSGGGGGWDDNSSSGGGTGWGAPAAPAPAPAAPSGWGAPPAPAPAPANGGWGAPMGGAAPADNGWGGGGMGAAAPAVAPPAPAPASNEGNANPFGTKSLDWGGNDNDPSSKTVRLRDRLNEVDTERRKNEEEAANRERAAEIRKEERQKKIDYMNNMPDSQPAGTVEEFMFKEGVQDQLDKLDRELVGLVPVKKRVKEIASLLVLDKMRRKLGFETAVPSLHMCFTGAPGTGKTTVAVRMGQILAKMGYSRKGHVVLATRDDLVGQYVGHTAPKTKEMIKKAMGGVLLVDEAYYLYNAANDRDYGQESIEILLNVMENQQEDLVVALAGYKDRMDKFFSYIPGMMSRIGNHIDFPNYSADELVQIASVMARELEYDIDDNAYPVFKAYIEKRMTLPFFSNARTVRNAMDRARMNSAIRTFERFAINGENGGICTVSDLKKIQADDFQVLLDDINNADVSKRIFS
- a CDS encoding predicted protein gives rise to the protein MAAMSGPRIFVGKESHPVTTPAVRSRGPVTPVENGDGTIFVSIPSYRDGERCGETLKALFENAKNPDKIFVGLVEQNNAEDKFCMEQYCSSYGVQTIKRNKIREDMFKVVAEKRRGDCPRFDQIGYVAYHNINAKGPMLARSLARKVLGNEEFCMQIDAHTDFAKDWDEILRDQWKRTKNEFGILSTVPPPKSAKADYSPGGSEENDVPRQCMVKFRDNGFPDYESPADGRALELTEPLLSLGWSAAFSFAKCHLEETTPYDPFSYYAMPVEQFSRYARFWTRGYDTYTPTKNVVFHDFELQANGHGNNEWFKRQRDRFRKMAIKRAKTLIHATYPKPTDVELANMGIYGLGKRRTLEQLADFANIDFTIPRGNTGASLKCSDLEWVAYDASISPVENLYDKPDNLESQPEYPRRTKLVYYEQVEEPLPLPEMTTSTNIRPHEQVVDTFENVSETNTNLPSASLIFVLWTFGLIVWCAMFASTGSKAQRPARRKKAAMAKDV
- a CDS encoding predicted protein; this translates as MSKKRNAKKRRREQRRQMEEHSRLTNDSFQDQQRATSTNKHSKGDGAPPSFDKSRSVNSSSLPTAVDGFGSQKRSIAAIQFVYPERNGRKLYRFQKELLDTFIVPPQEKIEKGLPEFVATNVSLNDILYPDSNREKQSDSGSQLKGDSSQKSPKILHGEHHTNNVVKELRQKNLDVQSLSGQSQGQLSGMSVEDAVRDKLGCRPRANSTDGELNLPQRGLCDERKVLESFKWIPTNVNLSYPKGFVNLGNTCFLNSTVQCLAYLPPFCQSLLSILSHESKHGEKRKTSQGRKVTFILRSLFSQVHGIDGGTTHSGSSLAPRAIVQAVPTLGSCGSRKGYKFRPGRQEDAHEFLVHLLDAMNDGELKEAGINQNASGWRDRLPIPRLDETTFIHRIFGGYFRSQVRCTSCNNRSNTYDPLLNLSLEVSRKACNSVAQALHEFTRKETLDSQNQWKCSGCKKYVCATKQLTVFRPPLSLCIQLKRFTYSGRLKFSVGFGSFGNGGGGQKISKSIEFPAQLKLPLSDGRSCGYSLTGIVIHVGGSASSGHYTAYVRKPGGGSKSQWFHMDDSFVEAVSEQTVLRQRDAYLLFYCREEVKLEFPTPPMSAKEAQELGRAKARARADSLTELQASASTSLITITSKSLCHESTAALEQKRKVNRVEENSNGTVASFPPNLRKQEQNENGDLLEKQRNETSFSAPGKKTDSAELLPTPITAPDFGFEIQRSSVKQFSRRSPDPSKVVVSSKSQRERYGGNIQLGQSPMMKPAIALPDQGEESSSEESSPSDDSSVQDQNDSTSSARISLPVIKSEAKTSFADVSSSSENEEKAFRTINMTESESPHAVQKKALEKPRTRIVLDRGEGREKVEVMMGPRSETKAWTPRAGAVTKSEDYALLGNQRVGRWDDEGNDVATRQHDRGRENLIQQMDKKESNRKRKMYLDRWDAMLDQGQTKKVKEKTDSIKPTTPKKNVFQRIQSSVQRMNRGRAKGHFRPETQKKKRGRRSL
- a CDS encoding predicted protein, whose product is LLDTFDLSNFHAMSKEKANFFCQLTKSFTSFHLIYDKFVREVCAPAVCEMGYCDEFYYQAFPCIRVVRPNEFSIGPHADVSYGHHPCSINMYVPLTPIGGTSALFLESRPGSEDWHPIEGDYGECYLKHFAGAICTHWTTDNKTLQTRVSLDFRIIPG